The Bemisia tabaci chromosome 5, PGI_BMITA_v3 genome includes a window with the following:
- the LOC109039831 gene encoding ester hydrolase C11orf54 homolog has translation MSLPLKSLLFEKADLVCPPLEEVAKVLEKGLSASFKSATVEVVDCPDLTQEPFHLTSKGLGGSPSLLEIGGPPYLLPLVKRDKVYDLKEVPELLGSKSVAVIGAGAGPWPYAGTNCEGVFNLSINNGKVTNGSRIGKVDPATGTKHHAEILPDNETRCALLANLFCSEGKTDKVLKVHCKGRTDDMDFITTVKLAIHAKYKDQPIGFGGAFLLKEGKVKQHVMPDFSKTPINSDEDLNKWLKFFEMSAPLVAVGTFATCDPGLDLRLQHFHSFGLHGEAGHYHYDTTPETVEYLGYFSLAKVVYRLDRPAETHQFGRD, from the exons ATGTCATTGCCCTTGAAGTCTCTACTCTTTGAAAAGGCGGATTTGGTATGCCCTCCGCTGGAAGAAGTTGCCAAAG ttTTGGAGAAAGGCTTGTCTGCTAGTTTTAAGTCTGCCACAGTGGAGGTTGTGGATTGTCCAGATTTGACACAAGAACCATTTCACCTCACTTCGAAAG GTTTGGGTGGCTCTCCCAGTCTCTTAGAAATCGGTGGCCCTCCATACTTATTACCTCTTGTAAAAAGAGACAAAGTGTATGATTTAAAAGAGGTACCGGAACTTCTTGGATCAAAATCTGTGGCTGTAATCGGAGCAGGAGCAGGGCCTTGGCCGTACGCAGGAACGAATTGTGAA GGTGTCTTTAATCTCAGTATAAACAACGGAAAAGTTACCAATGGATCAAGAATTGGAAAAGTTGATCCAGCCACTGGGACCAAGCACCATGCAGAAATCTTACCAGACAATGAAACACGGTGTGCCTTGCTAGCTAACCTTTTTTGCTCAGAAGGGAAAACTGACAAG GTACTGAAAGTTCACTGCAAGGGAAGAACAGACGATATGGACTTCATAACCACTGTGAAACTGGCAATTCATGCAAAATACAAGGACCAACCTATAG GTTTTGGTGGCGCCTTTCTTTTGAAAGAGGGTAAAGTCAAACAACACGTCATGCCCGATTTCTCTAAAACGCCAATCAACTCGGATGAGGATTTGAAtaaatggttgaaattttttgagatgTCTGCCCCTTTAGTTGCTGTAGGAACTTTTGCCACGTGTGATCCT GGTTTGGATTTAAGGCTGCAGCATTTCCATAGCTTTGGCCTTCACGGTGAGGCTGGACACTACCACTACGACACAACGCCAGAAACTGTTGAATATCTGGGGTACTTCTCCTTAGCCAAAGTTGTCTACCGGCTTGATCGGCCAGCTGAAACTCATCAATTTGGCCGGGACTAA